One genomic window of Pelagicoccus enzymogenes includes the following:
- a CDS encoding spermidine synthase, producing MKPRIKLAETRPATGGVLALYEQDGAYSINFSGQELMHSKAAASEKLLGKLGGESLPKDQPSRLLIGGLGLGFTLATALEAAGPDASIEVLELAPEVIDWNREHLRELNGKCLDDPRVQLQVADATAVIRKAEPESYDCLLLDIDNGPVAMVQKGNANLYSKSGVRTIKSVLKPGGCAIFWSAGPDEKFAARLKQAGFQVKAIPAKVHEGAKRAAYLLYQATK from the coding sequence TTGAAACCACGCATCAAACTCGCCGAAACCCGTCCCGCCACCGGAGGCGTGCTCGCCCTTTACGAGCAAGACGGAGCCTATTCCATCAACTTCAGCGGCCAAGAGCTCATGCACTCCAAGGCCGCCGCTTCCGAAAAGCTGCTCGGCAAGCTCGGCGGCGAATCGCTCCCCAAAGACCAGCCCAGCCGCCTGCTCATCGGCGGACTCGGACTCGGCTTCACCCTCGCCACCGCCCTCGAAGCCGCAGGCCCCGACGCCAGCATCGAAGTCCTCGAGCTCGCCCCCGAAGTCATCGACTGGAACCGCGAGCACCTACGAGAGCTCAACGGCAAATGCCTCGACGACCCCCGCGTGCAACTCCAAGTCGCCGACGCCACCGCCGTTATCCGCAAAGCCGAACCCGAAAGCTACGACTGCCTCCTGCTCGACATCGACAACGGCCCCGTCGCCATGGTGCAAAAAGGCAATGCCAACCTGTATTCAAAATCCGGAGTCCGCACCATCAAGTCCGTGCTCAAGCCCGGTGGCTGCGCCATCTTCTGGTCCGCCGGTCCCGACGAAAAATTCGCCGCCCGCCTCAAGCAAGCCGGTTTCCAAGTCAAAGCCATCCCCGCCAAAGTCCACGAAGGAGCCAAACGCGCCGCCTACCTCCTCTACCAAGCCACCAAGTAG
- a CDS encoding Gfo/Idh/MocA family oxidoreductase, translating to MAKQNASKPYGIGIVGLGMIAQFHAKAIADMADAKLVACYSRSQEKADKFASQHPCKAYSDYNDFLADPELDIVAIATPSGYHLEPIEAAAAAGKHILCEKPIEATVARTDAALAACQKHGVKICGIFPRRFTPAVEETKKAVDAGRLGQLTLASAYIKWFRTQEYYDADIWRRIWSLSGGGALMNQSIHTIDMLLHFAGDVESVSAYMKTATHEGIEVEDLAVATLKFKNGALGTIEGTTTAYSKTGHPAQVQLCGSTGSIFLTDETLSVWDFQTEQPEDQAILAKYGANAPKGGAGAADPGSIDYRQHLRNFQEFTTALTEGREPTLDGPESRRAIALIEAIYTSARQDGHPVTL from the coding sequence GTGGCCAAGCAAAACGCATCCAAACCCTACGGAATAGGAATCGTCGGACTCGGCATGATCGCCCAGTTCCACGCCAAAGCCATCGCCGACATGGCCGACGCCAAACTCGTCGCCTGCTACAGCCGCTCCCAAGAAAAAGCCGACAAATTCGCCTCCCAGCACCCCTGCAAGGCGTATTCAGATTACAACGACTTTCTCGCCGACCCCGAGCTCGACATCGTCGCCATCGCCACCCCCAGCGGCTACCACCTCGAACCCATCGAAGCCGCCGCTGCCGCCGGCAAGCACATCCTCTGCGAGAAACCCATCGAGGCCACCGTCGCTCGCACCGACGCCGCCCTCGCCGCCTGCCAAAAGCACGGCGTCAAGATCTGCGGCATCTTCCCCCGCCGCTTCACGCCGGCAGTTGAAGAAACCAAAAAAGCCGTCGACGCCGGACGCCTCGGCCAGCTCACCCTCGCCTCCGCCTACATCAAATGGTTCCGTACCCAAGAGTATTACGACGCCGACATCTGGCGACGCATCTGGTCCCTCTCCGGCGGCGGCGCCCTCATGAACCAGTCGATCCACACCATCGACATGCTGCTCCATTTCGCCGGCGACGTCGAATCCGTCTCCGCCTACATGAAGACCGCCACCCATGAAGGCATCGAAGTCGAAGACCTCGCCGTCGCCACCCTCAAATTCAAGAACGGAGCCCTCGGTACCATCGAAGGCACAACCACCGCGTATTCAAAAACCGGACACCCCGCCCAAGTGCAGCTCTGCGGCTCCACCGGATCCATCTTCCTCACCGACGAAACCCTCTCCGTCTGGGACTTCCAAACAGAACAACCCGAAGACCAAGCGATCCTCGCCAAATACGGAGCCAACGCCCCCAAAGGCGGAGCCGGCGCCGCCGACCCCGGCTCCATCGACTACCGCCAACACCTCAGAAATTTCCAAGAGTTCACCACAGCCCTCACAGAGGGACGCGAACCCACCCTCGACGGCCCCGAATCCCGCCGCGCCATCGCCCTGATAGAGGCCATCTACACCTCCGCCCGCCAAGACGGCCACCCCGTCACCCTATAA
- a CDS encoding divalent metal cation transporter codes for MSLDPDNTAQRITEAQAQGTAATLKTYVSLSGPGWLQSAITLGGGSLAGALFLGVVGGYSMLWVQMCALFMGVIMLAAISYVSLSIKESVFHGMRTQINPVLAWGWILATLAANMTWALPQFSLAYGAITENIAPGLIGNADATSTKLITSIAILIPVVGITFLYGGKGIGIRIYETILKIIVGVIVFSFIGVAIKLALTDSGLPFGEILVGFIPNPSLIFKPSAGYREFLDSINNPAAQQFWTDTVLSKQRDVIVAAASAAVGINMTFLLPFSMRAKGWGKTHRGLAIFDLSTGMVVPFLIATACIVIASGYLFHAQPYDGVLVEENGQLAITQDASLSAQAGQIQGMLAARSTGELAAAPVENGELQVAAMLLNRSNMQFATSLEPLVGPTMAHIVFGFGVFAMALSTISILMLISGFVICEMFKFPHGGIHHKLGTLAGAVGILWPFLWSGSSKAYLAVPTSVFGYTLLPVAFLAFFLMMNSKKLLGDARPTGRARVIWNVLMGTSLLITGAASVATAWSKTIGDFAIGKTFLITFGIAIVIGHFYLKSKNAKLER; via the coding sequence ATGTCCCTAGATCCTGACAATACCGCCCAACGCATCACCGAAGCCCAAGCCCAAGGCACCGCCGCCACCCTCAAAACCTACGTCAGCCTCTCCGGCCCGGGTTGGCTGCAAAGCGCCATCACCCTAGGCGGCGGCTCCCTCGCCGGCGCCCTCTTCCTCGGCGTCGTCGGCGGCTACTCCATGCTCTGGGTGCAAATGTGCGCCCTCTTCATGGGCGTCATCATGCTCGCCGCCATCAGCTACGTGTCCCTCTCCATCAAGGAAAGCGTCTTCCACGGCATGCGCACCCAGATCAACCCCGTGCTCGCCTGGGGCTGGATCCTCGCCACCCTCGCCGCCAACATGACCTGGGCCCTGCCCCAATTCTCCCTCGCCTACGGAGCCATCACCGAAAACATCGCCCCCGGCCTCATCGGCAACGCCGACGCCACCAGCACCAAGCTCATCACCTCCATCGCCATCCTCATACCCGTGGTCGGCATCACCTTCCTCTACGGCGGAAAAGGCATCGGAATCCGCATCTACGAGACCATCCTGAAAATCATCGTCGGCGTCATCGTCTTCTCCTTCATCGGCGTCGCCATCAAGCTCGCCCTCACAGACTCCGGCCTCCCCTTCGGCGAAATCCTCGTCGGTTTCATCCCCAACCCCTCCCTCATCTTCAAGCCCAGCGCCGGCTACCGCGAATTCCTCGACAGCATCAACAACCCCGCCGCCCAGCAATTCTGGACCGACACCGTACTCTCCAAGCAACGCGACGTCATCGTGGCCGCCGCCTCCGCCGCCGTCGGCATCAACATGACCTTCCTCCTGCCCTTCTCCATGCGAGCCAAGGGCTGGGGCAAGACCCACCGTGGCCTCGCCATCTTCGACCTCTCCACCGGCATGGTGGTCCCCTTCCTCATCGCCACCGCCTGTATCGTCATCGCCTCCGGCTACCTCTTCCACGCTCAACCCTACGACGGCGTGCTCGTCGAAGAAAACGGCCAGCTCGCCATCACCCAAGACGCGTCCCTCTCCGCCCAAGCCGGCCAGATCCAAGGCATGCTCGCCGCCCGCTCCACCGGAGAGCTCGCCGCCGCCCCCGTCGAAAACGGCGAGCTGCAAGTCGCCGCCATGCTGCTCAACCGCAGCAACATGCAATTCGCCACCTCCCTCGAGCCCCTCGTCGGCCCCACCATGGCCCACATCGTCTTCGGCTTCGGCGTCTTCGCCATGGCCCTCTCCACCATCTCCATCCTCATGCTCATCTCCGGCTTCGTGATCTGCGAGATGTTCAAGTTCCCCCACGGCGGCATCCACCACAAGCTCGGCACCCTCGCCGGCGCCGTCGGCATCCTCTGGCCCTTCCTCTGGAGCGGCTCCTCAAAAGCCTACCTCGCGGTGCCGACCTCAGTCTTTGGATACACCCTGCTCCCCGTCGCCTTCCTTGCCTTCTTCCTCATGATGAACTCCAAGAAGCTGCTCGGCGACGCCCGTCCCACCGGCCGCGCCCGCGTCATCTGGAACGTCCTCATGGGCACCAGCCTCCTCATCACCGGCGCCGCCTCCGTGGCCACCGCCTGGAGCAAAACCATCGGCGACTTCGCCATCGGCAAAACCTTCCTCATCACCTTCGGCATCGCCATCGTCATCGGCCACTTCTACCTAAAAAGCAAAAACGCCAAACTCGAAAGGTAG
- a CDS encoding helix-turn-helix domain-containing protein, with protein MPLAHDKAAYFDNLIAKLQATDDYQEYESAFRDATGLPLTLEPASRLTLALCSKHQSRTSFCSLMNQAGHSCKTCQALHRGIEKEMGIEKSDSHEQSAAAGTTFTEKSPQSVDAVNTAFGDAPRTFECFAGLCETMVPVKAGKQLFAFLKTGQVMVKEPTRDAFRSAMGKLERKLSDQEVKTLEKAYFATPIVPPAKYRAMTTLLKTYARQLSLASQRILTELDNQEPNSIRKAKAYLAKNYRNPLTLSEVANAAGISPFHFSKRFKETVGIGFAEYLSRLRVQECKKLLWNPNLSITEAAFECGFQSMASFSRAWNRLEEQSPKQYRKSLTPQ; from the coding sequence ATGCCCCTCGCCCACGACAAAGCAGCCTACTTCGACAACCTGATCGCCAAGCTGCAGGCCACCGATGACTATCAGGAGTACGAGAGCGCTTTCCGCGACGCTACGGGATTGCCCCTTACGCTCGAACCTGCCAGCCGCCTCACCCTCGCCCTCTGCTCCAAGCATCAGAGCCGCACCAGCTTTTGCTCGCTCATGAATCAGGCAGGACACAGCTGCAAAACCTGCCAAGCCCTGCACCGCGGCATCGAAAAGGAAATGGGCATCGAAAAATCCGACTCCCATGAGCAGAGCGCCGCCGCAGGAACGACCTTTACCGAAAAGTCGCCGCAAAGCGTCGATGCGGTCAATACCGCCTTCGGCGACGCCCCACGTACCTTCGAATGCTTCGCGGGCTTGTGCGAGACCATGGTTCCCGTGAAAGCGGGCAAACAGCTCTTCGCTTTCCTCAAGACCGGACAAGTCATGGTGAAGGAACCCACGCGCGACGCCTTCCGCAGCGCCATGGGAAAGCTGGAAAGGAAACTGAGTGACCAAGAGGTGAAAACCCTGGAAAAAGCCTATTTCGCTACACCTATCGTGCCGCCCGCCAAATACCGGGCCATGACCACCTTGCTCAAAACCTACGCTCGCCAACTATCCCTCGCCAGCCAGCGCATCCTCACCGAGCTCGACAACCAAGAGCCAAACTCCATTCGCAAAGCCAAGGCTTACCTGGCGAAAAATTACCGCAATCCCCTCACTCTCAGCGAGGTCGCCAACGCTGCCGGAATCAGCCCCTTTCACTTCAGCAAGCGCTTCAAGGAAACCGTCGGTATCGGATTCGCGGAATACTTGTCTCGCCTGCGCGTGCAAGAATGCAAGAAGCTCCTCTGGAACCCCAACCTCTCCATCACCGAGGCCGCCTTCGAGTGCGGCTTCCAGTCCATGGCCTCCTTCAGTCGCGCCTGGAACCGGCTCGAAGAGCAATCCCCCAAGCAATACCGCAAATCCCTCACTCCCCAATAG